Sequence from the bacterium BMS3Abin14 genome:
CAATGAAGGAGCTGTCTTGAACTCGGTAGCGGTCATCCCCGTCCGTTTCGCATCCACCCGTTTTCCCGGAAAACCTCTCGCCTTTCTGATGGGAAAGCCTCTTGTCGAACATGTTTACAGGAGGGCCCAGGCATGTAAGGCGGTCAGCAGGGTTATCGTTGCCACCGATGACAAACGGATCTTCGCGGCCGTTCAGGAGTTCGGCGGCGAATGCATGATGACTTCGCTTAAACATCGGACCGGGTCCGACCGCGTAGGGGAAGTGGCCGGGAGCATCGACGCTGACGTGATAGTGAATGTCCAGGGCGATGAGCCGATGATCCAGCCGGAGGTGATCGGGGCTGTGCTGGAGGCCATGAACACAGAAACGCCGCCGGCCATCGTCACCGCCGCATCGCCCCTGTCCGGACCGGAAGAGTACAACGATCCGGACGTGGTCAAGGTCGTGGTGGATGCACGGGGCAAGGCCCTGTACTTTTCCCGGTCGTCAGTACCGTACAGGTGGACCGGTGGAGATGCCGGCCTGAAACATATCGGTATTTACGCCTACCAAAAGGACGCTCTCCTGGACTTCGTCAGTCTCCCCATGGGGCGGCTGGAACGCCTCGAAGGGCTGGAACAGTTAAGGGCCATCGAGAATGGGATCGGAATAGAGGTTGTGCGTGTCGAGGGTTTTGCCGGGATCGGCATCGACAGCCCCGATGATCTCAGGAAGGCGGAAAGAATAATGATGGAAATGGCGAAGGTGACGGGAAACACCGGTGTTCCGGGGAGAGGGCAAGCATGAAAACCAAGTTTATTTTTGTAACGGGCGGTGTGGTTTCTTCGCTCGGGAAAGGGCTTGCTTCAGCAGCCATCGGCGCTCTGCTCGAATCCAGGGGGTTGACGGTTTCCATACAGAAGATGGACCCTTACATCAACGTCGATCCCGGTACCATGAGCCCCTACCAGCACGGGGAGGTGTTCGTTACCGACGACGGTACCGAGACCGATCTGGATCTCGGGCACTACGAGAGGTTCACCCATGCGCCCATGTCCAGGACCAACAACTTCACCACCGGGCAAATTTACGATTCGGTCATCAATAAGGAGAGGCACGGCGAGTATCTTGGTGGTACCGTTCAGGTTATCCCGCACATTACGGACGAGATAAAATCCATGATCCGGTCTGCTGCAACAGGGATGGACGTCCTCATCTGTGAGGTCGGGGGGACCGTGGGCGATATAGAAAGTCTTCCATTCCTGGAGGCCATCCGGCAGTTCAAAAGCGATGTCGGGCGCGACAACGTGATCTACCTTCACCTTACCCTGGTTCCCTACATCAAGACGGCCGGGGAGCTGAAAACCAAGCCGACCCAGCATTCGGTCCAGAAACTGAGGGAGATCGGAATCCAGCCGGATATCCTCCTGTGCCGCACCGACCGCGTTTTAAACCAGGATATCAAGAAGAAGATCGCTCTTTTCTGCAACGTCCCCCCCGGTGCGGTTATTACCGCCAAGGATGTTCAGAGCATCTATGAGGTCCCACTCGCATATCATGAGGAAGGGCTGGACGACCAGATCGTGGATGGGCTGAGAATGTGGACCCGTGCGCCGGACCTGTCGGCATGGGACGAGATCCTTGATCGTGTTCATAATCCCCTTCATGAGGTCACAATAGCCGTCGTCGGAAAATATGTCAGCCTTATAGAGTCCTACAAGAGTTTAAACGAAGCCCTGGTCCACGGTGGGCTTGCGAACCGCTGTCGTGTACATCTCCAGTTTGT
This genomic interval carries:
- the kpsU gene encoding 3-deoxy-manno-octulosonate cytidylyltransferase; its protein translation is MNSVAVIPVRFASTRFPGKPLAFLMGKPLVEHVYRRAQACKAVSRVIVATDDKRIFAAVQEFGGECMMTSLKHRTGSDRVGEVAGSIDADVIVNVQGDEPMIQPEVIGAVLEAMNTETPPAIVTAASPLSGPEEYNDPDVVKVVVDARGKALYFSRSSVPYRWTGGDAGLKHIGIYAYQKDALLDFVSLPMGRLERLEGLEQLRAIENGIGIEVVRVEGFAGIGIDSPDDLRKAERIMMEMAKVTGNTGVPGRGQA
- the pyrG gene encoding CTP synthase; translated protein: MKTKFIFVTGGVVSSLGKGLASAAIGALLESRGLTVSIQKMDPYINVDPGTMSPYQHGEVFVTDDGTETDLDLGHYERFTHAPMSRTNNFTTGQIYDSVINKERHGEYLGGTVQVIPHITDEIKSMIRSAATGMDVLICEVGGTVGDIESLPFLEAIRQFKSDVGRDNVIYLHLTLVPYIKTAGELKTKPTQHSVQKLREIGIQPDILLCRTDRVLNQDIKKKIALFCNVPPGAVITAKDVQSIYEVPLAYHEEGLDDQIVDGLRMWTRAPDLSAWDEILDRVHNPLHEVTIAVVGKYVSLIESYKSLNEALVHGGLANRCRVHLQFVDSEELGKADPAVLAPVDGILVPGGFGHRGVEGKIRAINFARERRVPFFGICLGMQLAVVEFARNVAGLEGANSAEFDAETPYPVIDLLPEQRAVEDMGGTMRLGAYPCTILAGTRAFEAYGTAEISERHRHRYEFNPEFRVRLEKSGLVMSGASPDGNLVEMIEIKDHPWYLGCQFHPEFKSRPWSAHPLFSGFIAACLSGKSKNSG